The window TCCGGCCGGGTCAGCCTGGAGATGATCACGAAGTGCGCGCGCGCCGGGATCGAGCTCGTCGGCGCGGTCTCCGCCCCGACCTCGCTCGCGATCGAGGCCGCCACGCGTTGCGGGATCACCCTGTGCGCGTTCGTCCGCGAGGATCGCGCGACCGCCTTCACGCGCGCCGACAGGATCCTCTCCTAGCTTCCAGCGCTCAGCCGCCCGCGGTCTGCGGGAACGCGGTGTTCGAGTAGAGGTACTCGACCTTCTCCTTGTGCCGCTTCTCCTCGGTGGCCATGCGCAGCAGCATCTCCTTCGCCGGACCGTCCGGGTGCACGGCGGCGAGCCCCGAGTAGAACGCCCAGGAGCTCTGCTCCCGGTGGGCGGCCACGAGGTAGACGTCCTTGCTCTCCAGGTTCTTCGCCGGGTCCGGCCTCTCGAGGTGCTCGGCGATCTTGTAGTCGATCACCTGCGTGAGTCGGAGGGCGTCCGCGCCGAGCTTGCCCGCCTTGTACTCCTCCAGGAACGTCCGGTGCCTCTTCTCCTCCTTGGCCAGGGAGTCGAGCGCGTCCTTGGCGGCGGCGTCCTGCACCTTGTCGTGGAGCCCCACGTAGAAATCGTGCGCCTCGATCTCGCGCTGGATC of the Pseudomonadota bacterium genome contains:
- a CDS encoding ferritin family protein; the encoded protein is MEDRKLAELVDIAIQREIEAHDFYVGLHDKVQDAAAKDALDSLAKEEKRHRTFLEEYKAGKLGADALRLTQVIDYKIAEHLERPDPAKNLESKDVYLVAAHREQSSWAFYSGLAAVHPDGPAKEMLLRMATEEKRHKEKVEYLYSNTAFPQTAGG